A genome region from Blautia coccoides includes the following:
- a CDS encoding fructose bisphosphate aldolase gives MNTEQLDRMRWGKGFIAALDQSGGSTPKALRLYGISEDSYHGDEEMFDLVHAMRTRIMTSPAFTSEHILAAILFEKTMEREVEGKLTADYLWEEKHILPILKVDKGLAPAKNGAQCMKPIPGLDELLERAKERHIFGTKMRSVIKEANEAGIRAVVEQQFELGVRIAEAGLVPILEPEIDIFSADKGESERIMKGYLKEHLAKLDDSIRIMFKLSIPDVDGFYSDIMEDAHVVRVVALSGGYKRDEANEKLARNPGLIASFSRALTQGLNVDQTEQEFNKMLEESIDSIYRASVT, from the coding sequence ATGAACACGGAACAGTTGGATCGAATGCGTTGGGGCAAGGGGTTTATAGCAGCACTTGACCAGAGCGGCGGCAGTACACCAAAGGCGCTAAGGCTTTATGGTATCTCTGAGGACAGCTATCATGGGGATGAAGAGATGTTTGACCTGGTCCACGCCATGCGTACAAGGATCATGACCAGCCCGGCATTTACTTCAGAACATATCCTGGCAGCCATTTTATTTGAAAAAACCATGGAGCGGGAAGTTGAGGGAAAGCTGACGGCAGATTATCTGTGGGAAGAGAAGCATATCCTGCCAATCCTGAAAGTGGACAAAGGACTTGCACCTGCAAAGAACGGTGCGCAGTGCATGAAACCAATACCGGGACTGGACGAACTGCTGGAACGGGCAAAGGAACGTCATATCTTCGGAACAAAGATGCGCTCAGTCATTAAAGAAGCCAATGAAGCGGGAATACGCGCTGTTGTGGAACAGCAGTTTGAGCTGGGAGTTCGGATCGCGGAGGCGGGACTGGTACCGATCCTGGAACCTGAGATTGACATTTTCAGTGCAGACAAAGGGGAGTCCGAAAGGATCATGAAGGGATATCTGAAAGAACATCTGGCAAAACTGGATGACAGCATAAGGATCATGTTCAAGCTTTCTATCCCGGATGTGGACGGCTTCTATTCTGATATTATGGAAGACGCCCATGTGGTTCGTGTGGTGGCTCTCTCCGGTGGTTATAAAAGGGATGAGGCTAATGAAAAATTAGCCAGGAATCCGGGTCTGATCGCCAGCTTTTCCAGAGCGCTGACCCAGGGACTGAATGTGGATCAGACAGAGCAAGAGTTTAATAAGATGCTGGAGGAATCTATAGATTCCATCTACAGAGCTTCTGTTACCTGA
- a CDS encoding alpha/beta hydrolase-fold protein: MKSWKEENGEIFLWGEETKEAVPVIWCHIFSREEGEKIWGQITEPCVLAGVSGRDWNRDFSPWRAEKVFAKSTDFSGGAGEYLLYFENDILPRIEQTLSFEVRDRGIAGYSMAGLFAVYAMYHSDKFNRIGTMSGSLWFDGWEDYAVSHTIKAINPVIYVSLGRREHKVRNDRMASVKACTERLAAYWEKSWPVIRESEPGGHFDDPEGRVARGISRLLAFGSP, translated from the coding sequence ATGAAAAGCTGGAAAGAAGAAAACGGTGAGATCTTCCTTTGGGGAGAGGAGACAAAAGAAGCGGTACCTGTAATCTGGTGCCATATTTTTTCTCGGGAGGAAGGGGAGAAAATATGGGGGCAGATCACAGAGCCATGCGTCCTTGCGGGGGTATCAGGAAGAGACTGGAACCGCGACTTTTCTCCCTGGAGGGCGGAGAAGGTTTTTGCAAAGAGCACAGATTTTTCAGGGGGAGCCGGGGAATACCTGCTGTATTTTGAAAATGATATCCTTCCCCGTATAGAACAGACTCTTTCCTTTGAAGTAAGAGACAGAGGGATAGCGGGCTATTCCATGGCGGGGTTGTTTGCCGTATATGCCATGTATCATTCTGACAAATTCAACAGGATCGGTACTATGTCAGGTTCTCTTTGGTTTGACGGCTGGGAGGATTATGCAGTGTCCCATACTATCAAGGCAATAAATCCGGTCATCTATGTGTCGCTTGGCAGAAGGGAGCATAAAGTACGCAATGACCGCATGGCTTCAGTGAAAGCGTGCACGGAACGTCTGGCCGCTTACTGGGAGAAGTCGTGGCCGGTTATCCGTGAGAGTGAGCCGGGCGGGCATTTTGACGACCCGGAGGGACGGGTGGCAAGAGGGATTTCCAGGCTTTTGGCCTTTGGCAGTCCATAA
- a CDS encoding YkgJ family cysteine cluster protein, with protein sequence MEREVPAEDLKKLYKAGDLVKADCGGCQGCFECCQGMGDSIKLDPLDVYRLETNLGLTFEGLMNSHIELHAAENSILPNLKMSGTKERCTFLNEKGRCTVHAFRPGLCRLFPLGRYYRDGDFSYYLQNQECPKKNKTKIKVSKWLDLPDLKKYEDFAAKWHFLLKDVGNLLEEKEDEQLTKELNMYVLNLFYTKPYESGKDFYEQFEERLGQMRKLLSVLQQN encoded by the coding sequence ATGGAGAGAGAAGTTCCGGCAGAGGACTTAAAGAAATTATACAAAGCAGGGGATCTGGTGAAGGCTGACTGTGGAGGCTGTCAGGGCTGTTTTGAGTGTTGTCAGGGGATGGGGGATTCTATTAAACTGGATCCACTGGATGTATACAGGCTGGAGACGAACCTGGGGCTTACCTTTGAAGGCCTGATGAACAGTCATATAGAGCTGCACGCGGCAGAGAACAGCATTCTGCCGAATTTGAAAATGTCAGGTACAAAAGAGCGCTGTACATTCTTGAATGAGAAGGGAAGATGCACTGTCCATGCTTTCCGTCCGGGGCTTTGCCGGCTGTTTCCTTTAGGAAGGTATTACCGGGACGGAGATTTTTCCTATTACCTGCAGAATCAGGAATGTCCAAAGAAAAACAAGACTAAAATAAAGGTGAGTAAATGGCTGGATCTGCCGGATTTGAAAAAATATGAGGATTTTGCCGCCAAATGGCACTTTCTGCTGAAAGATGTCGGGAATCTTTTGGAAGAAAAAGAAGATGAACAGCTCACAAAAGAGCTGAACATGTATGTGTTGAATCTTTTTTATACAAAACCCTATGAAAGCGGCAAAGATTTCTATGAACAGTTTGAGGAGCGTTTGGGACAGATGAGAAAATTGCTGTCCGTGCTGCAGCAGAATTGA